Below is a window of Actinomycetota bacterium DNA.
CATGACGGACATCTATACAGCCATCGTCCCGGCCACGCGGGACAGCTCCTCCCGCAGCGAGTCCGCCTCGGAAACCGAAAGTCCGGGAATCTCGGCGGACTTACCCGCGGCCGTGTAGACGAGCAGCTTGGTGAGTCCGAACGCGCGGTCCAGGGGGCCCTGGCGGTTCTCGACGTACTGGATCCGGTCGAACGGAACGAGCTTGTGGACGGCGAACAGGTAGCCGTGGCTGACGAACAGGTCCCTGTCCCTGATCTCGTACCGCCACCGGCGCCAGATAAGCGGCGGAGACACGAACGCCACGACCGCCACCGCGGCGGAGGCGCCTGCGGCGAGTGCGTGTGGGAGCACCAGGAGCGTCACCGTCACGAACGACGCGACGGCGACGCCCAACGTGATCATCGCGCCGACCAGCCACCACGCGAGGCGGAGCCGGGGGTCGAGGCGCTTGGACGGGAGCCGCATGACCAGGCATCCTACCGTCCGCATCCCTGCGGTCCCCTGAAAGTCATCCTCAGGGTCGCGCGGCGATCGACCACGTCCCTGACTGCTGAACTGCGTGTCGCTCGGCCACCTCGGCGACGGGGCCGCCTCGGCGGAGATCTCGCCACTCGACGACCTGGACATGCGTGCGAGCCTCCACGGACCCTGCGCTCAGGACAAACCTGCCGTCGATCACAGCCAAGCCCGGCATCCACACGTCGCGCATCCAATCCAGGGGAAGTTCCACCGTCACGCCTTCGCCCCCTGTAGGGGGACCGAGCCGGGCCCCCATACCAGGCAGACCAATGTTCCACTCCGGGTCGGGCACGGCCACTCCGGCTTCAAGCCAGCTCTGCGCGCTCTCGCTCCAGGATCTGGTGGCGATCCGGATGGTGGCCGAGTTCAACGCCTCCTGCCACTCCCACCGTGAGCCCGACAGCATCCTCGACAGGACCCGTTCCCCAAGCAGCCTTCGCATTGGCGGGGGCAGGCGCAGAGCTACGAGAAGCGCGCGAGCGACGTCCACCATCTTCCGAGCTTCCGCGAACTGCTCCTCCGTGCCACCAACCGTCCGGGAGAGTCGGAAGAGGTGCTCCATGCCACCGGGACTGACCAAAGACGCTCGGGCAACGACCTTGTCGCGCTCCGCGACCGTGAGTGTTGTCTCGTCCAACAGGGTCACCAGGCTGTCCCAGTGGTTCGGAGGGCGCTTGGACAGCAGCCGCCACGCCATCCGGATCTCCAGGCACGGGGGCAACGCGCCGCCAAGTACCGCCAGCACATCCTCTCGCTCGTCGTGGTCGTGCAGCAGCAGTTGGTCGCCGGCCGAGGTGATTGTGTGGCTATGGCCCCAGCAGTCGATCGCCGTGGAGAGCGGCCGCGGACCAGCGTGGGTCATCGCCTGCAGATGCCCGGAGGCCGGGGGACGAAACCTTGGTCTCCCACCGCAGATCACCCCCTCGCGTCAAGCTATCTTGACGCACGACCTTCGTCAAGGTACCTTGACCTCCATGACGTCCCCCTCCGCAGCAATCTCCAAGGAAGCTTCCAAGATCCGCAGCAGGGATCCTGCCGTGGGCCTGCGGGCGGTCGCCGCGATGCGCCGGCTGGTCGAGGCGCTGGAGCGGGTCCATGTGGACAACGCACGAGCGGCGGGATGGTCCTGGCAGGAGATCGCAACCCACTTGGGCGTCTCGAAGCAGGCGGTCCATGAGAAGCACTCGAACCGACTGGGAGGGGACGACCGATGAGCCGCAAACTCGACCCGCAGGCGAAGGAAGTCATGAGGCTGGCCTATAACGAAGCCGAGCGCCTGGGCGACGACTACATCGGCTGGCACCACCTGCTTTCGGCGTTGGCGCGCTTTGAGGAAGAGGGATCTCCGGGACTGCTTTGCCGACTGGGAGTATCTGCTGCTGACATCCGGTCAGCGCTGGCCCCCGACCGGCCCTACATGGACGACGACGAGGCTCTGGCAGCCATCGGCGTGGATGCCGCGGCCGTTCGGGAGTCAGCAGAGTCGGAGTTCGGCCCCAATGCGGCTCGTCCCGTGCGACTCATGCGCTACC
It encodes the following:
- a CDS encoding PH domain-containing protein is translated as MRLPSKRLDPRLRLAWWLVGAMITLGVAVASFVTVTLLVLPHALAAGASAAVAVVAFVSPPLIWRRWRYEIRDRDLFVSHGYLFAVHKLVPFDRIQYVENRQGPLDRAFGLTKLLVYTAAGKSAEIPGLSVSEADSLREELSRVAGTMAV